A stretch of DNA from Anopheles nili chromosome 2, idAnoNiliSN_F5_01, whole genome shotgun sequence:
GCAAAAGAACGGCAGAGTTTCAAAGAAAACACTTTCTGCGTGGTATGCAAAGGCTATGGATTTGTGCACTGCATTAAGTGCAAAACCTACTATTGTTCCGCCCAACATCAGAACCAAGATTATGCAGCGCACAAACTCACCTGCCAAGAGCATACGAACAGCGATGTATTAGAGGgtggcaaaaagaaagaagtaGCTGATGTGTTTGATCTCGCGCTTCGAAGAGATCCTTTGCCAGCAAAGCCGAAAGTGCTTATAACTACCGTTCTTACACCAGATCGCATATATGTTCGCTTAGCTGATCCAGCGGCGCAACGGGATTATGCTAAAACTCTTCTTGATTCTGCTAAAGCTGCACGCACAACAGCGTCCTTTCTCGGGGATACGGAACCCATCGTAGGGGAAATCTATCTAGCGCCTTATGCTCCTTTGGGATCACACTGTCGAGTATTGCTAACTGAAGTTGACCTGGATGTGTCGAAGTGTGTATTTATCGAATATGGCACAGTACAGTACGTTAACAATGACGCGCTGATGGAGATCAATGATAATGATTTGAAGTACCGAAAAGTAAGCGTCTATAAAGTATGCTTGGCGAATGTTACAGACGAGTTAGGAGCATTAGAAGATGCGATGGAGTACTTGAATAATCTCAAAAATCGACAGTTGAAGATGACGTATAAACAAGAGCAAAATAATCTAGTTAACGTTCAACTACACACTTCTAGTGGCGATATCGtcaatgataaaattaacagcTTGATTACAATTGATCCCATACTATCCGACAAAGCATACGAATCGTACATCATGTATGAGGTATAGTTTACTTAGCCGATAACCAGAATTACTGTTACTactgatatttttcttttgttctacTTTAACTACAGGATATAGCACAATCCCACCCTAATTTGGGTGAAAACAGGGGTATAATGATCCTAAACCGCATAACCATTCAGTTCGATGGACGTGTTACATGGATAGCAAACGATGACTTACCTTACTTGGAAAATTTGCAGAACAAACTCCAGCACTATGGTAAAAAGGTGTCCGAATTCCATTATCACTACACACCGCGGATTGGGGAGCTGTGTTTGGTTCGTTGTTGCGAGCGCTGGTACCGTGGTGTTGGATATGAAACTATTGGCGATGGCAAACCAACGCTCTTTCTCTGTGATTTTGGATGTATGGTTGAGGTTTGCCTTTCCAATGTGCGTAGAATCCCGCATCAGTTGGCTACAGAGGTGCGTACACATGACGGGGTAGTGCAGGGTCTGTTACAGGCCAAGAACGACCTGAATCTTGACTCCTTCTTCCTTGATATATATCTGCCGGAGAATGAAGTACTACAAGCGAATATTAAGCAGGAAACTTTTAAAGAGCCTCTGCCAGGATTGCCTGAAAACGAAGTTACCAACATTGTTTTGGACATGCATGAATTTTCCAATCTTCTACAATCTCGCCAACAAACCTTGTAACATTTTCTAAAACTAACAAAATATCGAAAATGTACTATTAGTAATATTGCTGAATCTAGCATTTTATACGTTTTGTGAAATTGTTAAAATACTAATTAAAGTTATTAGTAATaaaaaactaagaaaaatgtaataaaagaaaaaatccatACATTTATTGTCGTATTGAAAGCAAATAACTTTCTAGGTGCCCGCCACAACACGCAATCCAATCAACGACTCGAAAATTAGTAGACTTGTCGACAAGGTTTTATTTACACTGGGGGGCCAGAATAGATTTTAGATTTTGAAAGAGCAGAATTTTACCGCCAGAACCGTTTGGCTCTGATGCTTGAAACAGACTGAGAATTTTGCTCAACTAGAGCTCGGTCTAACTTTTGACAGCTAAAGAAACAGCTGATTTCAGTGAGCGGGTCGTGGCGGTATTtgtaaaatcaaaaacaatcaTATTCACCAGGACCATAGGCCTGCATTTCCGTAACTCCAGTGCATAGATAACCTATTGTGCAGATTGCTCTTCAAGGGCACAACCTCATAAATGAAGTGACGCTGAACGGAAATAAATAGCATTAGGAAAACGTGCGTTATCCCACGCAGCGTTACCATATCGGGTGTTCTAAAAATAGCGAACTCTCGTGTGGTCCTCAATTTATGATCATTTGTCTTTCGATAGAAACCTACAGTTTTGTTCGTACAACCATTGCAGTAAGATCGTTAAAACATCTGTAAGGATCGTTGTGCACAGTCGAATCTTAAGCAGGCTGTTAAGCAGTGCAAAAAAATAAGTGTCGCATTTTTA
This window harbors:
- the LOC128725801 gene encoding protein vreteno — protein: MENRSNDADLQSLANCKIDEERPTKPLNTIIVHNVQDLTKEGLRRLCNNYGTVVNEYRIKNNDTAFVTFHNENEATLAVHQLNSKLGFGYRASLAYPKESTSKEESNVKLLSNENWDLISANRRSNAILSLPLPIVFPQQKLLNTIADYQSTNGGELLRKIDPESIFRVYKVLELENNDKTLLYDKEKRQKRLSAYQKACKNEENHSDRNRLTYFSLNAKERQSFKENTFCVVCKGYGFVHCIKCKTYYCSAQHQNQDYAAHKLTCQEHTNSDVLEGGKKKEVADVFDLALRRDPLPAKPKVLITTVLTPDRIYVRLADPAAQRDYAKTLLDSAKAARTTASFLGDTEPIVGEIYLAPYAPLGSHCRVLLTEVDLDVSKCVFIEYGTVQYVNNDALMEINDNDLKYRKVSVYKVCLANVTDELGALEDAMEYLNNLKNRQLKMTYKQEQNNLVNVQLHTSSGDIVNDKINSLITIDPILSDKAYESYIMYEDIAQSHPNLGENRGIMILNRITIQFDGRVTWIANDDLPYLENLQNKLQHYGKKVSEFHYHYTPRIGELCLVRCCERWYRGVGYETIGDGKPTLFLCDFGCMVEVCLSNVRRIPHQLATEVRTHDGVVQGLLQAKNDLNLDSFFLDIYLPENEVLQANIKQETFKEPLPGLPENEVTNIVLDMHEFSNLLQSRQQTL